From a single Streptomyces liliifuscus genomic region:
- a CDS encoding styrene monooxygenase/indole monooxygenase family protein, protein MRKILVVGAGQSGLQLALGLQSNGYEVTLMSNRTADEIRTGRVMSTQCMFHTALQHERDLQVNFWESQAPKIEGLGVSVAAPGSHDPGPTQRAIDWVGRLDGYAQSVDQRVKMAGWMETFAQRGGQLVIHGAAVGDLDYFSRTYDLVLVSAGKGELVSMFGRDASRSPYTEPQRALAVAYVHGLGPRPEHPDYDAVRCNLVPGVGELFVMPTFTTSGRADILFWEGIPGGPLDAFQGVKDPAEHLSLTLELMERFTPWEYARATKVELTDAGGTLSGRYAPMVRNPIGRLPGGGLVLGVADVVVANDPITGQGSNSASKCAASYLDSILSHGEKEFDETWMRDTFERYWDTAQHVTKWTNAMLGAPPEHVLNLIGAAGQLPPVANRFANGFNDPSDFENFFYEPEKTGAYLASVAGA, encoded by the coding sequence ATGCGGAAGATACTCGTCGTCGGAGCCGGCCAGTCCGGACTCCAGCTCGCCCTCGGACTCCAGTCGAACGGGTACGAGGTCACCCTGATGTCCAACCGCACGGCGGACGAGATCCGTACGGGCCGCGTCATGTCGACGCAGTGCATGTTCCACACGGCGTTGCAGCACGAGCGCGATCTCCAGGTGAACTTCTGGGAGTCCCAGGCCCCGAAGATCGAAGGACTCGGCGTCTCGGTCGCCGCCCCCGGCTCGCACGACCCGGGCCCGACCCAGCGCGCGATCGACTGGGTCGGCAGGCTCGACGGCTACGCCCAGTCCGTCGACCAGCGCGTCAAGATGGCCGGCTGGATGGAGACGTTCGCCCAGCGCGGCGGCCAACTGGTCATCCACGGCGCGGCGGTCGGCGACCTCGACTACTTCTCCCGTACGTACGACCTGGTCCTCGTCTCGGCCGGCAAGGGCGAGCTGGTGTCGATGTTCGGGCGCGACGCCTCCCGCTCCCCGTACACGGAGCCGCAGCGCGCGCTGGCCGTCGCGTACGTCCACGGCCTGGGCCCGCGCCCGGAGCACCCGGACTACGACGCGGTGCGCTGCAACCTCGTGCCCGGCGTGGGCGAACTCTTCGTCATGCCCACCTTCACCACCTCCGGCCGGGCGGACATCCTCTTCTGGGAGGGCATACCCGGCGGCCCGCTGGACGCCTTCCAGGGCGTCAAGGACCCGGCCGAACACCTCTCCCTGACCCTGGAACTCATGGAGCGGTTCACGCCGTGGGAGTACGCGCGGGCCACCAAGGTCGAACTCACCGACGCAGGCGGCACGTTGTCCGGACGCTACGCGCCCATGGTCCGCAACCCCATCGGCCGGCTGCCCGGCGGCGGCCTGGTCCTCGGCGTCGCCGACGTGGTCGTCGCCAACGACCCGATCACCGGACAGGGCTCCAACTCGGCCTCGAAGTGCGCCGCTTCATACCTCGACTCGATCCTCTCGCACGGCGAGAAGGAGTTCGACGAGACGTGGATGCGGGACACCTTCGAGCGGTACTGGGACACGGCCCAGCACGTGACCAAGTGGACGAACGCGATGCTCGGCGCCCCGCCGGAGCACGTCCTCAACCTGATCGGCGCGGCCGGCCAACTCCCCCCGGTGGCCAACCGCTTCGCAAACGGCTTCAACGACCCGTCGGACTTCGAGAACTTCTTCTATGAGCCGGAGAAGACGGGCGCGTACCTGGCTTCGGTCGCCGGAGCCTGA
- a CDS encoding GTP-binding protein, whose translation MDSVVSDASRVADASRYPGSPQLIESDDELKAWQKDRTRAPIATKIVVAGGFGVGKTTLVTAVSEITPLQTEALMTEASEDTDDLSSTPEKLTTTVAMDFGRITLDDDLVLYLFGTPGQQRFWFMWDDLVRGAIGAVVLADTRRLKDCFPALDYFESCGLPYVVAVNHFDGSEKYEPEDVREALTIPPHIPVMIMDARSRFSAIETLLALVGHALEVSPE comes from the coding sequence GTGGACTCCGTCGTCTCTGACGCCTCCCGCGTCGCAGATGCCTCGCGATACCCCGGGTCTCCGCAACTCATCGAGTCCGACGATGAGTTGAAGGCCTGGCAGAAGGACCGTACGCGCGCCCCGATCGCCACGAAGATAGTGGTGGCCGGCGGCTTCGGCGTCGGCAAGACCACCCTCGTCACCGCCGTCTCGGAGATCACGCCCCTCCAGACGGAGGCGCTGATGACCGAGGCGAGCGAGGACACCGACGACCTCAGCTCGACCCCGGAGAAGCTGACCACCACCGTGGCCATGGACTTCGGCCGCATCACGCTCGACGACGACCTGGTCCTGTACCTGTTCGGCACGCCGGGGCAGCAGCGGTTCTGGTTCATGTGGGACGACCTGGTGCGCGGGGCGATCGGCGCGGTGGTCCTCGCCGACACCCGCCGCCTCAAGGACTGCTTCCCGGCGCTCGACTACTTCGAGAGCTGCGGGCTGCCGTACGTCGTCGCCGTCAACCACTTCGACGGCAGCGAGAAGTACGAGCCGGAGGACGTACGCGAGGCCCTCACGATTCCCCCGCACATACCTGTCATGATCATGGACGCGCGCAGCAGGTTCTCGGCGATCGAGACCCTCCTGGCCCTCGTCGGCCACGCACTCGAAGTCAGCCCGGAATAA
- a CDS encoding DUF742 domain-containing protein has product MSGTPRLPVRGGDRKPARVRPYSLTGGRTRFGHVLLVETFVAALEASPERPELENGSLSTRVMPEMRAIVELCRRMRTVAEVAALLKMPLGVVRVLLSDLADQGKIRVYGTGHGPGQPDRALLERVLSGLRRL; this is encoded by the coding sequence GTGAGCGGCACGCCCAGGCTCCCGGTCCGCGGCGGCGACCGCAAACCCGCCCGCGTACGCCCGTACTCGCTCACCGGCGGTCGTACGCGCTTTGGGCACGTCCTGCTCGTCGAGACGTTCGTGGCGGCGCTCGAAGCCTCCCCGGAGCGCCCGGAACTGGAGAATGGTTCACTCTCCACCCGGGTGATGCCGGAGATGCGGGCCATCGTCGAACTCTGCCGCCGGATGCGTACGGTGGCCGAGGTCGCCGCCCTGCTGAAGATGCCGCTCGGTGTGGTCCGGGTGCTCCTCAGCGACCTGGCGGACCAGGGAAAGATCCGTGTGTACGGAACAGGTCACGGCCCGGGACAGCCGGACCGCGCTCTGCTGGAAAGGGTGCTGAGTGGACTCCGTCGTCTCTGA
- a CDS encoding roadblock/LC7 domain-containing protein — translation MTAPSTFGLSSEARNLHWLLTNLVEEVPGLLSVAVVSSDGLLLLSSDPGRNAQARRGTEKRTSPKGSAADLATIVSGIGSLAIGAAKLMDGGGVKQTMVAMEDGGLFIMSISDGSLLGVHGAPDCDMSVVAYHMALFVGRAGHVLTPELRSELRQSIEATTMEAAK, via the coding sequence TTGACCGCGCCCAGTACCTTCGGACTGAGCAGTGAAGCCCGCAATCTGCACTGGCTGCTGACGAACCTCGTCGAGGAGGTGCCGGGGCTCCTGTCCGTCGCGGTGGTCTCCTCCGACGGCTTGTTGCTGCTCTCCTCCGACCCCGGGAGGAACGCCCAGGCCCGTCGCGGCACGGAGAAGCGCACGAGCCCCAAAGGCTCCGCGGCGGACCTCGCGACCATCGTGTCCGGCATCGGCAGCCTCGCCATCGGCGCCGCCAAGCTGATGGACGGCGGCGGCGTCAAGCAGACGATGGTCGCGATGGAGGACGGCGGCCTGTTCATCATGTCGATCAGCGACGGCTCGCTGCTCGGTGTGCACGGCGCCCCGGACTGCGACATGAGCGTCGTCGCGTACCACATGGCGCTCTTCGTCGGCCGCGCCGGACATGTCCTGACCCCCGAACTCCGCAGCGAGCTGCGGCAGTCGATCGAGGCCACGACGATGGAGGCGGCCAAGTGA
- a CDS encoding sensor histidine kinase — MRPRRKGRQSASGEASGHTPNSPTAQNIQDPAGRGRPAHVRSRLIIAVAVVAAAIAGAGTPSVIAASSELNDSQNLVTLAGRTQDALALAHSLSDERDEVTSYIAAGRPDGKGPSERRSARVDRQVDELRAEAVEADAPAAFRETLDGIATVRRAALTGKSTALEAHQAYSAALTDLHGLAEELAERLPPRAGAGAHALAELDTAVQQAAATRGLLLAALNVPTSTQTGTDPITGLPTTSTTSTAADTKQRNALTAAAMQSNVREQAAITGFRETAPKTDRASYDSTVTGAEVNTADKYLASLATRPTLSDSQLDTDTKKLDAALSARVEQMRGVEASLNTQRAKELAQLRDDDVTALEIRIAILGALMLLAVGVATGMARSLTRPLAVLRRGSARVAGAPATEEPVRFTGRNDEFAQVVRSVNALHAHALAAHERLATLEDDRKHLIGKRQKMADERDRLRSELADSVAHLEQVRSSIHGTFVNLALRTLGLVERQLGVIEGLEEREQDPDRLATLFRLDHFATVMRRHSENLLVLAGADHGHQHPGPVPLVDVVRAAVSEIERYERVRIAALPPHAHLAGFAADDISHLVAELLENASSFSPPDMPVEVSGWLLESGEVMLSVQDEGIGMTGDRLNQLNARLSDFDPEDAYDQESGEGLGLGLYVVARLAHRHGVRVQLREQKQGGVTAVVVLPKSLLAAAPAVAVPSATTARTAGGAPALSLPGADAEVNSNVLYARSDRDPLIAAAEESLRDTGETHEDASPQGGTEEEPSSRPAQSPRPADTTDSTIPPGATGPETTMVLMAPVPPAEDPSEPAGPEAREPQVREPEATTPPVTLPAQTSTDPYAIGPDAHERVPDAPHQQQPQPTYEPQTPHAPQESHAPQEPDEPVTDKGLPKRTPRISAPAPVARPRNASVDAEALRRRLGGFHRGANHGRREVEAEIAEQTSGLQQPAAHAVETKGDTVEEASS, encoded by the coding sequence ATGCGGCCTCGGCGCAAAGGCAGGCAGTCGGCCTCGGGTGAAGCCTCCGGGCACACGCCGAACTCGCCTACCGCACAGAACATCCAGGACCCCGCGGGCCGCGGTCGCCCGGCACACGTACGCAGTCGGCTGATCATCGCCGTCGCCGTCGTGGCCGCCGCGATCGCCGGAGCCGGTACCCCGTCCGTGATCGCCGCGTCGAGCGAGCTGAACGACTCGCAGAACCTGGTGACGCTCGCCGGACGCACCCAGGACGCGCTGGCCCTCGCCCACTCGCTCTCCGACGAGCGCGACGAGGTCACCTCCTACATCGCGGCCGGCCGCCCCGACGGCAAGGGCCCCTCCGAGCGCCGCAGCGCCCGCGTCGACCGGCAGGTCGACGAACTCCGCGCGGAAGCCGTCGAGGCCGATGCCCCCGCTGCGTTCCGCGAGACGCTCGACGGCATCGCCACCGTGCGCCGAGCGGCACTCACCGGCAAGAGCACCGCTCTCGAAGCGCATCAGGCGTACTCCGCCGCCCTCACCGACCTCCACGGTCTCGCCGAGGAACTGGCCGAGCGGCTCCCGCCCCGCGCGGGCGCCGGCGCGCACGCCCTCGCCGAGCTCGACACCGCGGTCCAGCAGGCCGCCGCGACCCGCGGTCTCCTCCTCGCGGCCCTCAACGTCCCCACCTCCACGCAGACCGGCACCGACCCGATCACGGGCCTGCCCACGACGAGCACCACGTCGACGGCCGCGGACACCAAGCAGCGCAACGCGCTCACGGCCGCCGCCATGCAGTCCAACGTCCGTGAGCAGGCGGCGATCACCGGCTTCCGCGAGACCGCGCCGAAGACCGACCGCGCCTCGTACGACTCCACGGTGACCGGTGCCGAGGTCAACACCGCCGACAAGTACCTCGCGAGCCTGGCGACCCGGCCCACCCTCTCCGACTCCCAACTCGACACCGACACAAAGAAGCTGGACGCCGCGCTCTCCGCCCGCGTCGAGCAGATGCGCGGTGTCGAGGCCTCCCTCAACACCCAACGGGCCAAGGAACTCGCCCAGTTGAGGGACGACGACGTCACCGCGCTGGAGATCCGGATCGCCATCCTCGGCGCCCTGATGCTGCTCGCCGTCGGCGTCGCCACGGGCATGGCCCGCTCGCTCACCCGCCCGCTCGCCGTCCTGCGCCGCGGCTCGGCCCGTGTGGCCGGCGCACCCGCCACCGAGGAACCGGTCAGGTTCACCGGCCGCAACGACGAGTTCGCCCAGGTCGTACGCTCCGTCAACGCGCTCCACGCGCACGCCCTCGCGGCCCACGAGCGGCTGGCGACCCTGGAGGACGACCGCAAGCACCTCATCGGCAAGCGCCAGAAGATGGCCGACGAGCGCGACCGGCTCCGCTCCGAACTCGCGGACTCCGTCGCCCACCTGGAGCAGGTCCGCAGCAGCATCCACGGCACCTTCGTCAACCTCGCCCTGCGCACCCTCGGCCTCGTCGAGCGCCAACTCGGCGTCATCGAGGGCCTGGAGGAGCGCGAGCAGGACCCCGACCGCCTCGCCACCCTCTTCCGCCTCGACCACTTCGCCACCGTCATGCGCCGCCACAGCGAGAACCTGCTGGTCCTCGCGGGCGCCGACCACGGCCACCAGCACCCCGGCCCGGTCCCGCTCGTCGACGTCGTACGCGCCGCCGTCAGCGAGATCGAGCGGTACGAGCGGGTACGGATCGCCGCGCTGCCGCCGCACGCGCACCTCGCCGGGTTCGCCGCGGACGACATCAGCCACCTGGTGGCCGAACTCCTGGAGAACGCCTCGTCGTTCTCGCCGCCCGACATGCCCGTCGAGGTCTCCGGCTGGCTCCTGGAGAGCGGCGAGGTCATGCTCTCCGTCCAGGACGAGGGCATCGGCATGACCGGTGACCGGCTCAACCAGCTCAACGCCCGCCTCTCGGACTTCGACCCCGAGGACGCGTACGACCAGGAGAGCGGCGAGGGCCTCGGGCTCGGCCTGTACGTGGTGGCCCGGCTCGCCCACCGGCACGGCGTACGGGTGCAGTTGCGCGAGCAGAAGCAGGGCGGTGTCACGGCGGTCGTCGTCCTGCCCAAGTCCCTGCTCGCCGCCGCGCCCGCCGTCGCCGTCCCCTCGGCGACCACCGCCCGCACGGCGGGCGGCGCCCCCGCGCTCTCCCTCCCGGGCGCGGACGCCGAGGTCAACTCCAATGTCCTGTACGCCCGTTCGGACCGCGACCCGCTGATCGCGGCCGCGGAGGAATCCCTGCGGGACACGGGCGAAACCCACGAGGACGCGAGCCCGCAGGGCGGCACCGAGGAGGAGCCGTCCTCCCGGCCCGCCCAGTCCCCCCGGCCCGCGGACACGACCGACTCCACCATCCCGCCCGGAGCCACCGGCCCCGAGACGACCATGGTGCTCATGGCGCCGGTACCCCCGGCCGAGGACCCCTCCGAGCCCGCCGGACCCGAGGCCCGCGAACCTCAGGTCCGCGAGCCCGAAGCCACCACCCCGCCCGTCACGCTCCCCGCCCAGACGAGCACCGATCCGTACGCCATCGGCCCGGACGCCCACGAACGCGTCCCGGACGCGCCGCACCAGCAGCAGCCGCAGCCGACGTACGAACCGCAGACGCCGCACGCACCGCAGGAATCGCACGCACCGCAGGAACCGGACGAGCCGGTCACCGACAAGGGGCTGCCCAAGCGGACCCCCAGGATCTCCGCGCCCGCCCCGGTGGCGAGGCCGCGCAACGCGTCCGTGGACGCCGAGGCCCTGCGCCGCAGGCTCGGCGGATTCCACCGGGGCGCGAACCACGGCCGCCGTGAGGTCGAAGCGGAGATCGCCGAACAGACGTCGGGGCTGCAGCAGCCCGCCGCACATGCCGTAGAAACCAAGGGGGACACAGTCGAGGAGGCAAGCAGTTGA